AATATTCAAATAGTATCCGGTTCAAAACTCTAATTATAGTCTATAGGGGCGAGCGCGATCCGGATTGATCTGGTTTTGCGgtaaaccaataaccaaaccaatctGCAAAATGTATAGAACCGaaccaatccaaaccgttaGACTGCGGTTCGATTTTAGTCTCGAGCCACGGTTTACTTCAAGTTGAgataatttatttaaaaggccttttgaaaaaatgaagttttgcataaacaaaataaaaataaaacttgtgTTTGAaccaatttcattaaaatcacaaaaaatagaTTCAAACTCACAAACAAGATACGTAGTATATTAACTATATAGGATAGGATTATAACATGATTCCTAACGCTTCGCTCCATTGTCGGAAATGTTGTGTGGGAAATGAATTCCCAAGAAAAATGAAGTGAggtaaagtaaagaaaaataaatttcatttttctgtgTTCTCTTGACAAGAAGTATTGCCGGAAAACTAAAATTCATTCCTTTTCACAAGATCTGTTTTGCAAGAAAGTATTTTCTAGTGGAAAAAGTTGTATCCAACGGAAAAAGTTGTAGCAAATTACAGGAAAGTTTAATTTTTCCATTATTTTTCATCCTTTCCATGCAACTGAATGGAGCCTAAATGAAATACCAATTAAATGTAATCAATTCAATGGAATGTAAATTGTGATTCGGATCAGTTTGGAACCAAAGCCGtgaaaataaatatgaaaaccAAACCATTTCATGATATCATctagtttttcattttctaaacCGGGACCAAACCAAAAATTAGAAATCCGAACCAAACTGAACCGGTTTGGACTCATTCGATTTGATTCGCAGTTAGTCGAATTTTTTTCTCCCCCTAGAATATCCAACGGGAAAAGCACAAGTGCTTCATGTCACTCCAGCGTCACGTATGCAAAGTCGTCATGTACAAATTAAAATCCGAAATTCAAGATTCAAGCTCATGGTTTTTGTCTCGAGGTTTATACGTTGACTTGGTCGGACATTTCTCATTAGtatatatttattaaagtcTATTGGAAGATTATTCATGCAACCATAATGAGAAAAGTCATGCAACCATAATGAGAAAAGTCAAACACTATTTTAAAAGTGTTACGAACAAATAAGAAGAATTACCACCGAAGGTGGTAGCGTGGATGGCTCAACTCATCACATTCCTTAGCAGAGATTCAGGTTCGAGTCTTACCGATGATAAAGATGGTGGACTCTAAGCCAACTTGTATTTAGGTGGTGTTGTGGTGATGGTTTGTTCTTAAGGAGGTTTGAACCGAAAATTTCACTGACGTATAGAAAGCTCCTGTGAACACGTCTAAAGTAGTTGCTAACAATTGAGGTTCAATGATGTTGGTCTTCATGAACACTATTTTATTCCTATTTCCTCGACTAGATTCAACCCCATGCAGCCATAATGGGAGAAGTCAAACACCTTCCACATCATCAAGCTAGATATGATGATTGAATGATTCTTGTTGCgaaaaaagcaaaacaaaatcaaagctAGACTTAAATCTTAAAAAATTGAGGTCCAGTATATCAATTTGTAATTTTATCCATTGAGATCTATTCAGGGTATCGTGTTTTGATGTTGAAGGAACTTATATTTATTTCGAATTATGGTTTCTAAAGTTAATTTTGGCCTTCCTTTTATATTAGTGTTACTTTCTACCACAATCATATCATTACTTCTACTTATCCGTATCGATCGAGGATTCTTAAAGATTTAAGAAAGATGTTGGACTGagttcttttttaaaagtttattaTCAAGAGGGAAATTACTAATAATTTAAATTCAAAACGCATGTTGTTTGGGTTCATTCACCTCTCGGTAATGCTCGGCACGACTACAGTTCTCGCTCCGTTCCCCATTTGAGAACCCTCTCGAATATGTTTGCTGGAAATATCTATGTGtgtgcctttcaaaaaaaaaaccactcttTTTCGGCCTATTCTTTTGACTTTTGCATTgcattttggaaaatttattggaCTATCTGGGACAGTTACGGGAGCCCTTACCTTTTTCTTTGGTCAGATTTATCGTCCCATTAAATTCACTTTGCTTCGTTTACCATTTTAATTCCTTCCCGCCTTCCTTAGCCCCATCCCAACGACCGCCCCCTCTCCAAACTTTCCTGTTCTTTTTGTGCCTATTCCGacattccattccattccatccctctctctctctctctctctctctctctctctctctcaacattgTAATCCATAGTCTGCGCTGTTGAGTACAAGGCCTTGTCGATTTGCTAAACAGCACAACTGCTTTACAAGAATTAAAGCGGACAAAAATGGAGGCTCTTTCTAAGAGAGCAACAACAACTTCCAATATACTCTCTGTTCTTCTCTTTGCCTTGCTGGTTTTGAATTGCTACGCTCAACTTCTGCCCGAAGACGAAGGTACGTACAACCGAATTTGAATCACCAAAATCTCTCTCACAAACTACATAAAGTTGCACTAAGTGCCACTCAGTCTTTGCCCCAAGTAATCTCTATTATTTGGCGGCGGTTTATACTTGCAACGAACAATCGCAGTTCATGTTTTGATCTCTCAACGTTCATGTTGAGGAAGGCGTGTTCGATTATTGTTCGTTTTGTTTTTTACCATGTGTTTGTTTCCGTTTGATCAGAGTACTTGCTATGGTTACTCAAAGCATATCAAATTTGAGCAAAAGCTTCATCTGATATGAAGTACTCCAATGGACAAAGCCAAACATAAgcttaaatttgagtaaaagcttcattgaTGGCATAGTTGTAAATTGTGAAGAGCAAAACAAGCCTTCAAAAATTTCAGTCGCATTgattagttatattttttgagtaaaactcaatctGGTTTGAGTTTGAGTTCAAGCACTCGAGTGCGTGTAGAAGGGTTTTACTCAGAATTTGGTTTAGAGTCACCTAAAAGAGTAAGGGCCGGAGATGCTCTCATGTGTTCTTGTATTGGTACTattcattattatatttctaaACGCTACTCCCTCCATACCAATTCGTTTATCCAATTTGCATAACACGAGTTTTTCATAGGAACACAATCACTACACTTATAAATATCTAACTTTGGAAAGTTATCCTTCAAAATAGTTGTGATACTGTGTTCATTAGTAAATTTCTGCAATGATTTTGCCCTAGTTTGGTGATACCTAACAAAAATGCAACTCCCTCGGTCCCAATTTCGTTGTACAATCTCCATACAATAGTTTTATGAGAGAACACAATCATTATTCATTACACTTACAAAAATGTTCAACTATGCAAAGTATCCTTTAACTTCGTTTAATTTTTACTTTGATTCAAAAGATGAGGGACACAAAAGGAACTATGTAGCTTTTGgtccattaactttacaaaatagacaaataCTTTGGGACagttaaaaagtaaaaaagtgaacaaacaaattgaaactGAAGGCGTAGTGTAGTAATCTATTTTCTTGAACTTGTAGGGTGGTCACCGTCGCCACTTGTTCATATGTGCTTCTATTATATTATAgtgaattcatttttttaagtcCTGGTAACACATTGGACGGCAAATGGATAATTTTATTAGGAAATAGAACATATTTGAAATAtgtaattttttcttgaattttttattggagACATCAACAGCCTGAATGCAttacaaagaaaattcaatttatATCAAGCTGTTGATAAAAGGACTGTTAACTTGAGTTGAACAGAAGAGGAATTAATGTGTTTGGAACCTTGCTTTTATCCCTGACTATTGTCAAATTTGGGGGAAATGGTCAGTTTGGCATTATTTAGCAAGTAACTCATCCTTCTGATTCTTTTGTGATCAAGTATGTTACCCGAGTTCTCAATAGACCCTGCACTGCGAAGTTAATGTATGGGACATGTCTATAATGGGACACATGTGTTGATGTTTCCATCAGTGGCGGAGCCAAGATCTAGATTCCGGGGTGGCGATGTGTAATGAAAGTCCACTTGTATTGTTAACTATTTTTTCGTAAAAATATAAAGAGAAAGATTAAGTTCAAAGTGACTAAATTACCGATCTTTGTTTTGGGTTATAAACCAACAAAGAGTTGATTCAATTCTCCAACGGTCTTTAAATGAAAGCATTGAGATAACCTTTTTATGATCCATACTATTCATCTTTTAAATTGCTATTTTTCCATCATTATTTGTATGAAAAGTCAAGTTGTTTGGATATCGATCATAAGTGCCAGATCTTTTAAGTGTAAAATAGTTCCACCCCTGGTTTCCATGGGAGAGAAATTTGGGGAGAGATAAATATGCATGGCATTTTATCAGTTATCACATTTTAGTATGAAAGGAGGACCAGCCACTGATTGAATTCTGTGTTATACCAACTTTGAAATGTCAAAGATGGAATTAATCATTGGACTAATGTAGATAGCTTTGGCTTCCTAATTCATTTAATTCATACCAAACACATTTGACTATTCTAGGATGATACCTAGACATGTAGGACTAGTCTTACGTTTGAGGCATCTGAATGTGCCTGTTTCATCTGGAAGTTttaatacaaaaataattttcattccTCATTTCCTGTGACTGTTTTCTTATTGTTTCCAACTATCCCTTGCGCGGTATGAAATATCATCACGGGATAAAAGAATTGGGAAATGGTATCATGAAATAGGCTAAAGAGGAGTATAGTAAAATATCATTGGTTTTTAAATGCTATTGATGGTAACAAATTTTGAATCTTCTGTTGTGTAACAGCGCAAACCCTTGCAACAATAGCGGAAAAGCTACAGATCAAAGAATTGAACATTAACCGGAGTTTTTGCAGTAGCGGCAGATATGAGAATGTGACTGTTGATGACAGGATACTTATCATTGTCATTTGCGGTTGCAATGAAACTGTTTGCCACGTCACAAACATGTATGACCTTGTTTCTGTATTGAACTTTAGCTATAGTAGACATACGATATGCATTGGATGAAGTATACTTACATATGTGCTAGTATATGTAATACCTTCAATGCAAGGAAATcacattgaaaaaaaatatgtaataccTTCAATGCAAGGAAATCATAGAGGATATGGTGAACGCAAGGCTAACATATGCATAATGAAATGGCTCGTGGCAAAGCAATCTTCTTatagattcttttttttatagtagGCCTGCGGATTACTCATACTCCCAATAGGAAAACAAATGTAAGGTACTACATCAAACTGCCTGTGAAACCCTGATCTATGCGTCACTTTTCTTCTCATCCTTTGCCTAGAAGGAGAATCAATCTGCATGGAATCAAACCAGATTTGTTCTCTATGAACTGAAAAATTGTATATGGTTGTCCCCGGTTTCCCACATTGTCAATGTCAAAGGAAGGTGGAACTTGTCAAGGAGGTGATCTAGATATTCGACAGAGTTGCATTTGTATACTTGGTGCTCCTAATTTTGAATTCTCAAATATCCTTTTACCGTAGGGTGGGACATTTGGTTACTTGAGGCTACAACTCCATTACTATGTTTACCGTCAAGAACATATACGGATACACCATAACAGTGAATGTCTATTCATAGGAAGAGAGGACCGGTTTTTATTGCCTGACAAGtaaataaaaggaaacaaatttaaGACCCACCTTAGTGTAGTGTTTTGAACAATCAGAACTTTGCTGGTGTTGTTTTAATTCTTCTATATATCTGTCCATTATCTAACATACGAAATATTCGGCACTCTACTTCTGGAAGATTCTTGTTATGGCTGATTCATGGCTGCAGCAAATTGCTGCCACCAGTTTACCTTACTTCCTGACTGTAGCCCTCTTCTGACACTGAATTCCATGgctatgaaaatatttttatacaGTTATTAACTCTGGCATAatctaaaacaattttttttgggatattaGTATCTATAACCAAGTCATCGCACCTGCAGCATAGTCTTTTTAAGAATCTGAAAGTTTGTTGCAATGCCATAAGGTTATAACTCAGCCTTTCGTATGAGATATTCTTCAGGGTAAATTTATTGGAAAGTATTTGCGACGTTATAACTTCTGAGTTCAAGCATATTTCCATGAGTTTCAGGCTCTCAGCGAGGGATTTTTCCATTGGAATAAACCTAGTGATCTCTGGCCATATTAGTTGTTCGACCTCACATATATGAATTACGTTGATTGCTAGGTACTTGCCTCTTCTTATTAACTTTATGCTACTTTCTCTGATTCCTTGGATTACAGCCAATTGAAGGGTCAAAATTTAACAGGAAATATACCAGAAGAATTTGGGAATCTGAGTTATCTGCAAGAAATGTAAGTGACACATTTCTGttacagtaaaaaaaattagcctcATTGGTTCATGGTGAATCCTTTCTATCATTAACATGGAAATGCATTTTCTAGGTTACGAAGGCTAGACACATTAATCTTCTGTTTGGATGCCACAAAGCGAATGAAAGTTGATAATGCCAATGaagttcattttgtttttaaacATATTTGGTGTTCGTAGAAACTATGTAACTATTGGTAGGTGTTGGCATACTGCAAACTTCTGAGTTCGATTCTCTTAAAAGGCAATTTGGTTGCTAAAATTTCCATGACAAATCCAATGTGCCATAACAAAATTTACTCAAATCAGCTGGCAGATTTAGTTGTGAGCTGAGAACCAAGTCAGTGAAGTTGAAAGATACTCTAAAGTTAATATAACATAGAGTGCGATTGCCTGCAAACGTTTTGCTATCCTGTTACTACTTGCTAGTAGCATTTATAGGATAATCCCCTTAGCATCCTAATAGAAAGCGATCAATAAAGAAGATTGGCACCTTTTATGCAATGATAATTTCGAAATTGGTGGAATAAGAATGCTTCTTTGTCAACACAGAGATCTCTCTCGTAACTATTTCAGCGGGTCAGTTCCGACATCTTTTTCTCAGCTCCCTCTCACAACTCTGTAAGTTCTACACTTGAGTTTACATATTTTAAGAGCTTTATCCTTTGTGTATGGCTTATAAGTATACTGGTGTGCTGAATTTAACATTTTTCTGTACTATAGGTCCCTGTTGGGAAATCGCATTAATGGTTCAATTCCAAAGGAAATCGGTGACATTGCAACTCTTGAGCATCTGTAAGCATCGGTATTTTTTTCCTGATGGGAATAAAGGACGAATCATGCCATTGGTTTTAACACAAGCCATATTTTCCAGGGTCTTGGAAGATAATCAGCTTGAAGGACCTCTTCATCAAAACCTTGGAAATTTGAGTCGTTTGTTGAGGCTGTAAGAGTGCTAATCCTTTTTGCTGTTTTCTTAAACTAATGGTTTCTTTCTGAGACATATAACTATGTAAGATAGAATAAACTGTACTACATGGTGGTGCTTTCACTAACAAACTTCTTATCTCATATGCTATGGTAGTTGAGTATAGACCGTTGACTTGTTAAAGTCACAGCTATCATGATCAGGAAGTGTCGCCGTAAGCATGACCTTgtcgcctttcaaaaaaagaaagaaaggaaaaaaagcaTGACCTTGTCTAGGTGGTGTTCACATATCATACAAGAAGACATATCAGAACTAAGTCTTGATTACAAGTTTTGATAAAATTCAGTAACTTGGCTTGAACTTCCCTATTAACTTACTAAAGGTATCTCTGAAATTTTGTGATCTTTTGGAAGATAACACTGGAACAGAATTGCAAGAAAGCTGTGTAGTTTTCATGGTGTACTGTTGAGGAACATCAAAGCTGAGCAAGCTCATTTTGAATTTACAACTATCACGATTAGTGTTTCCAAAGGAGAAATCACTAGAGTTCATTCAGAAGGAAAACAGGAAGTAGagtaaataaaaatcctaaGATGAATACCTTTATGGTAAGATCCTATGCCCCTTAATATTATAGTGAATTTACTGTTATGTTTCAACCTTGAGGAATTTCtttaatctttttctttctttctttgtttctggAATATTTTTAGTATGGTTGAAttcctgctctctctctctctctctctctctcttacatgaGTGTGACTCACATCACAATTGTTTTCCTGCCGCTGCATTTCTTGGTTGTCCATCTTTCAGCCATTGGGTCACTCAATATAAGGCATTCGTTCTTTTTGATCAGCAGATATAAAGCATTCTTTGTCTGAGGCTGCAATGTCAATAACCACTTACATAGTTCAACATTTTCTTCTGCATGTTCTTGTAATGTTTAACGTGAACAAAACTAATGCGTCAAGACCCATCCATCATTGGCAGTTTTCTGCTACTAGTCCTTTGTTTCTCATATTGTTTCAAGGGTATTCATATTGGATGGTTTCCTGCAGCCTTCTTTCAGGTAACAATTTTACAGGGACAATTCCAGACTCATTCGGCAACCTCAAAAACTTGACAGATTTGTAAGTGTGAATTATTTGACATTTCTTAGTTTTGAATTCCCTAGATTCTAAAACTCCATTGGCTGATTGCAGTAGGATAGACGGGAGTACACTCTCTGGGAACACACCTGCTCTGATTGGGAACTGGACGAAAATTGACAGACTGTAAGTATCATTTATCAGCAAATTTTTGACTagtttttctctcaattactatCATTTTGCCTAAGAACATCTCAAATAATTGTGTAATCAATCTGTTTCAGGGACATGCAAGGCACGTCCATGGATGGCCCCATTCCTTCTACCATATCCCAGCTGAAGAACATAACTGAGTTGTGAGGACCTATTTTCATTCAAACCCACCCTATCATGTTTCGTAATTCTTTTCAACCTAAATTAAGCTCTCGGGTTCATGAAGCTTATGGATTCAAGAACATGGTAGTATTAACCAATCTTACCGGAAGCATCTTAATTTTCAGGAGAATATCAGATCTGAATGGCACAAGTATGACATTCCCGGATCTGCAGGAGATGAAACAGCTGGAAATTCTGTAAGTTGAATAGTCTATTATTCATGGGATAAATGCAATCTCGTGTCATGAATTGGTGGTTCGGTCACCTTACTGAGTTGTTTCTTTATGTTTAATACATAGGATACTGAGAAACTGCCTAATTACGGGTTCCATCCCAGATTACATTGGTGAATTTACTGCACTTAAAACATTGTAAGTTCATTCTAACTGCTACTCTTCCAGGGATGCATGCTTTCAGAGTTTTTGTAACCAATGTTGATATGATATCCGTCAAAATAGAGATGGCAAATTTATGCCTGGAATTTGGAATTAAATGGTTCACTAGTTATTTGGTCCTTGACTTGGCATGTTACAACCTACCTTACATGCGATAGTTGTGGTTAAGGGTACTTGGGTACAACAGCCATGCTTCTGGACATTGATTTGCTATCTTGTTTCATATGACAggtttcaaagaaaataacttaaCTTACAAGTACCTATATTAGGCACTTGGACCTCTGTAGTCTTTAGCAAACTTGATCCTTGAAATAATCAGCTGGGCATCTACTAATCGGTTAGCTGAATCAATCTCCCTAAGATTTTTTAATTGTAGATATACTACATCTAACCTTTTCCCCTCAGCTATGTATATGGAAATTGTTCTTCAGGGCTAGTGAATTCAATATAGAAGTTAGTATGCTTGTGAACCTTAATTCAAGTTTGTGTGAGAGTTGCTATGTGCAGTTGGTTTGGAGCTTTAGTAATTTTCCAGGGGAACAAAGTGGAGTAGAAAAGTAGATTCGATCACGCAGTCAACGTCACTTAATTTTCTCCCCTCTCAGTAAGATAACCATGTGGCATTGGTAACGGGTGCTTCTTATGTGCAGAGACTTGAGCTTCAACATGTTAACTGGTCAAATTCCGGCAACATTTCGGAGCTTGAAGTTGAATTTCATGTGAGTGACGATTTTTCTAAGATTTGTATGTCCAAACCTTTATGTCCTTTCCGCCTCTCTAGCTACGTAATTCCAAGTTTGTTATATGTGATGTAATTCACTTCTATTCGATATGACACATATTGAATACTGATGTAGGTTTCTGAATAACAACTCACTTAGCGGAGCAGTACCTGATTGGATAATAAACAGCAACAATGACATGTTAGTATTTCccgttttgtttatttttctttggcCACAAATCACACATGCATTTACCATTGTCGATTCTGAAAGCACTGTGAGATTGAACTTATGGTTAAGAAATTTGTCACATTGCAACTCCAACTGCAGCGATATATCGTACAACGATTTTATAGGATCGTCTACAGTTGGTTGCCAGTCATCAACCGTGTAAGCTTATTACTTTGAAGCTCTATGATATTCTGATCTCTCATATCACGAACAAATTACCCATTTTTGAATTGGTCAAAACAGGAATTTAATTTCCAGTCATTCAACAGCAGAGAGCAACTCGTAAGTTTCCTATATACCAAGGAATTTATTTTAATTCACTGATTTATACATCCGGGTACTGTGGTCGTTGTTACCGAACCAGAacttcattttgtagagttgcTTGGTGCTTGAGGAAAGACCTCCCTTGCTCAAAGACACCCAAACGTAAGTATTAAGCCTTCCATGCTCTAGTATTATGTGGTAGTGGCAAACTTGTAACTCGTGACTGTCTAAAGATCATCTGAATGTTAAACACAGACTATTCCTTGTTTATCAACTGTGGAGGTGGCAAAACAACCTTCGAGGGGAATGAATATGAAGAGGACTTAGCCACGGAAGGTCCATCATACTTTTACTCTTCTTCCGAAAAATGGGCTTATAGCAGCACAGGAGTTTTCACAGGCAATGGGGGTGCAAGTTACAAGGCAAACAACACATTCAGTTTAAATGTGAATGGTTCAGAATTTTACCAAACAGCCCGCCTTGCCCCTAATTCACTGAAGTATTACGGGCTGTGCTTACGTAAGGGCAGTTATAAAGTTCGCCTCCATTTTGCTGAAATCATGTACTCAGATGATCAGACATTTAGCAGCCTTGGGAAGCGCCTCTTTGACGTATCAATCCAAGTAAGTAAAGTAGCTCCAATGCTAGTGGTCGTTTAATTGCAAATTATAGCATCTACACTTTCCAAGATGCTAAAATTTTAGCAATCTTGCTCCAATGCAAGAAATGCCATTTCTTTAGTTTTCTTCCTAAAAAGTGAAATCCCAATCCTAACTGTGGGTCCCCAAAATCTGGAAAATGGCCACACCAAATGCCAAATATGGTCATTCATTTATCTCGTATTGCCAAACTCTAGCCATGGATTGGAGATCATTTTATGTTAGTGACAGTCATTTGTTGTCTTTGACAACTTGTTCAATTGCCCTATTGGTGTTGCTCATAGATGCTAGCAGTTTGTACCTTATATAGTATTTATCAACTTTTTATGCCCAAAAGTTGGGATTTTTTAGCCTCTAAGGATTTAATTTCACTCCCTTAGGGGGATAAAGTTTTGAAGGACTTCAATATAATGGAGAAAGCTGAAGGCACTGGAAAGGGCACTTTTGTAGATTTTAACGATGTTCGTGTTAATGGTAGCTCTCTGGAGATCCACCTGTACTGGTCAGGGAAAGGGACTACTGCAATTCCTAGTAGAGGTGTATATGGGCCTCTTATATCTGCTATTTCAGTGACACCAAGTAAGTATATCTTCAACTTTGAAACACTATTTCTACCTTGTCATGAGACTGATCATATCCTTCTTTTTAGACTTTGATCCTCATACGGGACTCTCTGTTGGAGCTATTGTTGGCATTGTGGTTGCTTCATGTGCGTTCCTTCTGTTGATCCTGGTTGTACTCCGAATGAAAGGTTACCTTGGTGGGAAAGACCTTGAAGATAAAGGTGATAATGACACTCCTGGAATTTTTCAAATGAAATTCTTCTCTTGGTTCCATTTGATAGCTAATGCATTTTAGGTTTACCACTT
The sequence above is drawn from the Rhododendron vialii isolate Sample 1 chromosome 6a, ASM3025357v1 genome and encodes:
- the LOC131331464 gene encoding probable LRR receptor-like serine/threonine-protein kinase At1g53430 isoform X1; the protein is MEALSKRATTTSNILSVLLFALLVLNCYAQLLPEDEAQTLATIAEKLQIKELNINRSFCSSGRYENVTVDDRILIIVICGCNETVCHVTNIQLKGQNLTGNIPEEFGNLSYLQEIDLSRNYFSGSVPTSFSQLPLTTLSLLGNRINGSIPKEIGDIATLEHLVLEDNQLEGPLHQNLGNLSRLLRLLLSGNNFTGTIPDSFGNLKNLTDFRIDGSTLSGNTPALIGNWTKIDRLDMQGTSMDGPIPSTISQLKNITELRISDLNGTSMTFPDLQEMKQLEILILRNCLITGSIPDYIGEFTALKTLDLSFNMLTGQIPATFRSLKLNFMFLNNNSLSGAVPDWIINSNNDIDISYNDFIGSSTVGCQSSTVNLISSHSTAESNSVAWCLRKDLPCSKTPKHYSLFINCGGGKTTFEGNEYEEDLATEGPSYFYSSSEKWAYSSTGVFTGNGGASYKANNTFSLNVNGSEFYQTARLAPNSLKYYGLCLRKGSYKVRLHFAEIMYSDDQTFSSLGKRLFDVSIQGDKVLKDFNIMEKAEGTGKGTFVDFNDVRVNGSSLEIHLYWSGKGTTAIPSRGVYGPLISAISVTPNFDPHTGLSVGAIVGIVVASCAFLLLILVVLRMKGYLGGKDLEDKELRALELQTGYFSLRQIKAATGNFDPANKIGEGGFGPVYKGVLPEGVVIAVKQLSSKSKQGNREFVNEIGMISALQHPNLVRLFGCCIEGNQLLLIYEYMENNSLARALFGREDQRLKLDWPTRKKICLGIARGLAYLHEESRLKIVHRDIKATNVLLDKDLNAKISDFGLAKLDEEENTHISTRIAGTIGYMAPEYAMRGYLTDKADVYSFGIVALEIVSGKSNTNYRPKEEFVYLLDWAYVLQEQGSLLELVDPILGSHYPEEEVMRMLNIALLCTNPSPTLRPLMSSVVSMLEGKSPIQAPLIKRGLPNEDLRFKAFERISQDSHSHISTSAFSVDSQVQRSMSMDGPWIDSSVSITSKNEVRDRSSSSKLLPDLYDVNLEL
- the LOC131331464 gene encoding probable LRR receptor-like serine/threonine-protein kinase At1g53430 isoform X2; the encoded protein is MKYHHGIKELGNAQTLATIAEKLQIKELNINRSFCSSGRYENVTVDDRILIIVICGCNETVCHVTNIQLKGQNLTGNIPEEFGNLSYLQEIDLSRNYFSGSVPTSFSQLPLTTLSLLGNRINGSIPKEIGDIATLEHLVLEDNQLEGPLHQNLGNLSRLLRLLLSGNNFTGTIPDSFGNLKNLTDFRIDGSTLSGNTPALIGNWTKIDRLDMQGTSMDGPIPSTISQLKNITELRISDLNGTSMTFPDLQEMKQLEILILRNCLITGSIPDYIGEFTALKTLDLSFNMLTGQIPATFRSLKLNFMFLNNNSLSGAVPDWIINSNNDIDISYNDFIGSSTVGCQSSTVNLISSHSTAESNSVAWCLRKDLPCSKTPKHYSLFINCGGGKTTFEGNEYEEDLATEGPSYFYSSSEKWAYSSTGVFTGNGGASYKANNTFSLNVNGSEFYQTARLAPNSLKYYGLCLRKGSYKVRLHFAEIMYSDDQTFSSLGKRLFDVSIQGDKVLKDFNIMEKAEGTGKGTFVDFNDVRVNGSSLEIHLYWSGKGTTAIPSRGVYGPLISAISVTPNFDPHTGLSVGAIVGIVVASCAFLLLILVVLRMKGYLGGKDLEDKELRALELQTGYFSLRQIKAATGNFDPANKIGEGGFGPVYKGVLPEGVVIAVKQLSSKSKQGNREFVNEIGMISALQHPNLVRLFGCCIEGNQLLLIYEYMENNSLARALFGREDQRLKLDWPTRKKICLGIARGLAYLHEESRLKIVHRDIKATNVLLDKDLNAKISDFGLAKLDEEENTHISTRIAGTIGYMAPEYAMRGYLTDKADVYSFGIVALEIVSGKSNTNYRPKEEFVYLLDWAYVLQEQGSLLELVDPILGSHYPEEEVMRMLNIALLCTNPSPTLRPLMSSVVSMLEGKSPIQAPLIKRGLPNEDLRFKAFERISQDSHSHISTSAFSVDSQVQRSMSMDGPWIDSSVSITSKNEVRDRSSSSKLLPDLYDVNLEL